Proteins encoded together in one Pseudomonas sp. ADAK13 window:
- the gcvT gene encoding glycine cleavage system aminomethyltransferase GcvT, producing the protein MGQRTPLYDLHLALGAKMVDFGGWDMPLHYGSQVEEHHQVRRDCGVFDVSHMTVIDITGPQAKEWLQHLLANDVDRLHGCGRALYSAMLNEQGGVVDDMIVYRTESGYRLVVNAATRDQDMAWMQARLGSYQARLHERPELAMLAIQGPHARQKIAELVTQSRATLIHQLKPFEGLADGDWFIARTGYTGEDGLEIVLPAEQAPAFFNDLVGAGISPIGLGARDTLRLEAGMNLYGQDIHQDVSPLAANMAWSIAWEPAGRDFIGRAALEAEKAAGVKSKLVGLVLEERGVLRAHQVVRIANVGEGEITSGSFSPTLSKSIALARVPSATADRAEVEIRGKWYPVRVVKPTFVRHGKTLI; encoded by the coding sequence ATGGGACAGCGCACGCCTCTGTATGACCTGCATCTCGCCCTTGGCGCGAAAATGGTCGATTTTGGCGGTTGGGATATGCCTTTGCATTACGGCTCGCAGGTTGAGGAGCACCATCAAGTGCGACGCGATTGCGGGGTGTTTGATGTATCCCATATGACCGTGATCGATATCACAGGCCCCCAGGCCAAGGAATGGCTCCAGCATTTGCTGGCCAATGATGTTGACCGATTGCACGGCTGCGGCCGTGCGTTGTACAGCGCCATGCTCAACGAGCAGGGCGGCGTGGTGGATGACATGATTGTCTACCGCACCGAGAGTGGTTACCGGCTGGTGGTCAACGCCGCTACCCGTGACCAGGACATGGCCTGGATGCAGGCCCGGCTTGGCAGCTATCAGGCCCGGCTTCACGAGCGTCCCGAGTTGGCCATGCTTGCCATTCAGGGCCCCCATGCCCGGCAGAAGATCGCCGAGCTGGTGACTCAGTCTCGCGCCACCTTGATCCACCAGCTCAAGCCCTTTGAAGGCCTGGCCGACGGCGATTGGTTTATTGCGCGCACCGGTTATACCGGTGAAGACGGCCTGGAAATTGTCCTGCCGGCCGAGCAGGCCCCGGCGTTTTTCAACGATCTGGTCGGCGCGGGCATTTCCCCCATCGGCCTCGGCGCCCGCGACACGCTGCGCCTTGAGGCCGGTATGAACCTCTACGGTCAGGATATTCACCAGGACGTATCGCCCTTGGCGGCCAACATGGCCTGGAGCATCGCCTGGGAGCCGGCCGGGCGTGATTTCATCGGCCGTGCCGCCCTGGAAGCCGAAAAAGCAGCAGGTGTGAAGTCCAAATTGGTCGGACTGGTGCTGGAGGAACGTGGGGTTTTACGCGCGCATCAAGTGGTTCGTATCGCCAATGTTGGCGAAGGAGAGATCACCAGTGGTAGTTTCTCTCCTACGCTAAGCAAATCCATTGCACTGGCACGTGTGCCGTCGGCGACTGCTGACCGGGCCGAGGTGGAAATCCGCGGCAAGTGGTACCCGGTTCGGGTGGTCAAGCCGACGTTCGTGCGCCATGGCAAAACATTGATTTAA